The Sediminispirochaeta smaragdinae DSM 11293 genome has a segment encoding these proteins:
- a CDS encoding iron-containing alcohol dehydrogenase, with protein sequence MNFPNTFHFILPTEIRYGKGIIHELPAVLKATSARSVMLITDTAIRRQPFCQEIINQLKNGGIEVHLFDGVEANPKDHNVEEAARLATDLHVEALIALGGGSPIDCAKAVGVVASHGGAARTYENRNLIVKPTLPLYTIPTTAGTGSEVTFSSVITDSRERFKFTIKSPAIAPKIAFIDPTYTHSMPAGLTAATGLDALTHAIEAFTAKVATPLSDAAALYAIERINSNLKQAVFEGDNAQAREAMMTGSLLAGIAFSHSDVASVHCIAEALGGKYDAPHGVCNAIALPVVMEYNLAFAAERYARVAKAMGFHFATEQEGAEMAVRRVQQLAKEIGLPEFRSLGVRPEDLDELAEHATRNGSNRDNPRPMEKSDYLCLLKTLMNQK encoded by the coding sequence TTGAACTTTCCCAACACATTTCACTTCATCCTTCCGACAGAAATTCGTTACGGTAAAGGAATCATCCACGAGTTGCCGGCAGTACTCAAAGCAACCTCGGCAAGAAGCGTTATGCTGATCACCGATACGGCCATCCGCCGCCAACCATTCTGTCAGGAAATCATCAACCAGCTCAAAAACGGAGGGATTGAAGTTCACCTGTTCGACGGTGTCGAGGCCAACCCCAAGGATCACAACGTGGAAGAAGCGGCACGGCTTGCCACCGATTTGCATGTCGAAGCCTTGATTGCCCTCGGAGGCGGGAGCCCCATCGATTGCGCCAAGGCCGTCGGCGTCGTTGCAAGCCACGGAGGAGCTGCTCGTACCTATGAAAATCGGAATTTGATAGTAAAGCCGACCTTGCCGCTCTATACCATTCCCACCACGGCAGGTACAGGAAGCGAAGTGACCTTCAGTTCAGTCATCACGGACAGCCGGGAACGATTCAAGTTCACCATAAAGTCCCCAGCTATCGCCCCGAAGATAGCCTTTATCGATCCTACATATACCCACTCCATGCCTGCCGGACTTACCGCAGCAACGGGACTGGATGCACTCACCCACGCCATCGAGGCCTTTACCGCCAAGGTTGCAACTCCCTTATCCGACGCGGCTGCCCTTTATGCTATTGAACGTATCAACAGCAATCTCAAACAGGCGGTCTTCGAAGGGGATAATGCTCAGGCCAGAGAGGCCATGATGACGGGAAGTCTTCTGGCGGGAATTGCTTTCAGCCATTCGGATGTTGCGTCCGTTCACTGCATTGCGGAGGCCCTGGGAGGTAAGTACGATGCCCCACATGGAGTTTGTAATGCAATCGCTCTTCCCGTTGTGATGGAGTATAATCTCGCTTTTGCTGCCGAGCGCTACGCACGTGTGGCAAAGGCCATGGGGTTTCACTTTGCAACGGAACAGGAAGGAGCAGAAATGGCTGTCAGGCGGGTACAGCAGCTGGCAAAGGAAATCGGACTTCCCGAATTTCGGTCCCTTGGAGTCCGGCCTGAGGATCTGGACGAGCTTGCGGAACACGCGACGCGAAACGGAAGCAACCGGGACAATCCCAGGCCTATGGAAAAGAGCGACTACCTCTGCCTTCTGAAGACTCTTATGAATCAGAAGTAG
- the folB gene encoding dihydroneopterin aldolase: MRKEDILLVEGMRFWGTHGYFPEENKLGQEFIVDIEALIDMTDMCERDEFVWEISYVALFKAAKRVVENEEYKLIQRIAYRIIEEVFTDTPASRVKVTVKKPAAPIGGIFNHTGCVIERGREEMQ, translated from the coding sequence ATGCGAAAAGAGGATATTCTGCTTGTTGAAGGAATGCGTTTCTGGGGGACTCACGGCTATTTTCCCGAAGAAAATAAGTTGGGTCAGGAGTTTATTGTAGATATTGAAGCGTTGATCGACATGACCGATATGTGCGAGCGGGATGAATTCGTATGGGAGATTAGCTATGTGGCCCTTTTTAAGGCTGCCAAACGGGTTGTCGAAAATGAGGAATACAAACTGATTCAACGGATTGCCTATCGCATTATCGAAGAGGTTTTTACCGATACCCCTGCATCCAGGGTGAAAGTGACGGTAAAAAAGCCGGCTGCCCCCATCGGCGGCATTTTCAACCACACCGGTTGTGTCATTGAACGCGGCCGCGAAGAGATGCAGTAG
- a CDS encoding alpha/beta hydrolase fold domain-containing protein: MEKMRQSVDSKRAERFFRAIGTKRLMPVTNAFMNFIDAKPSKRMRKEFDVSCETRMGNDIWTIAPKGRSRSIHIIYFHGGSYIMGFHRLHWHLIGNLVRSLGVSVTAPDYPLAPRSTVKNVFDLILPLYRDISARYEHIILMGDSAGGGLSLALAQKARDEGLRVPCRLILFAPWVDVTMTNPDIAELDSRDPCLNRSGLKSAGLSYAGSIDPAHFLVSPLYGDLRALPPITIFVGTNDMLLADCRRLRQKGMEVGSTIELHEIEGLVHPGIMLPLPESQAVLQEVARLVQTSTS, from the coding sequence ATGGAGAAGATGCGGCAAAGTGTTGACAGCAAGCGGGCCGAGCGGTTTTTCAGAGCCATCGGTACGAAACGCCTTATGCCCGTGACCAATGCTTTCATGAACTTTATCGATGCAAAGCCTTCCAAGCGGATGAGAAAGGAGTTTGACGTTTCCTGTGAGACCAGGATGGGAAACGATATCTGGACCATCGCACCAAAGGGGCGGAGCAGGAGCATTCATATCATCTATTTTCATGGTGGATCCTATATTATGGGATTCCACCGTCTTCATTGGCATCTTATCGGTAACCTGGTCCGCAGCCTCGGTGTTAGTGTTACTGCACCGGATTATCCCCTGGCTCCGAGGTCGACGGTGAAGAATGTTTTCGATTTGATTCTGCCTCTCTATCGTGATATTTCCGCCCGATATGAGCATATTATCCTGATGGGGGATTCTGCAGGAGGGGGGCTTTCCCTTGCACTGGCCCAGAAAGCCAGAGATGAAGGGCTTCGTGTCCCTTGCCGCCTTATTTTATTTGCGCCATGGGTGGATGTCACCATGACAAATCCTGACATCGCCGAACTGGATTCCCGCGATCCCTGTCTTAACCGATCCGGCCTTAAGTCGGCCGGGCTCTCCTATGCAGGAAGCATTGATCCTGCCCATTTCCTCGTAAGCCCTCTCTATGGGGACTTGAGAGCTCTCCCCCCGATTACCATCTTTGTCGGAACCAACGATATGCTCCTTGCCGACTGCCGACGTCTTCGTCAAAAAGGGATGGAAGTCGGGAGTACTATCGAGCTTCATGAGATCGAAGGCCTGGTACATCCCGGCATCATGCTTCCCCTTCCCGAATCGCAAGCCGTGCTCCAAGAGGTCGCTCGTCTTGTACAGACATCTACATCTTGA